The Luteitalea sp. genome has a window encoding:
- a CDS encoding DUF2064 domain-containing protein, whose amino-acid sequence MTTSIVIPAWRDDRQHLHGVLADLDSPKDTEIIVAAPADETATYQWLQDEYPEVRVVFAPRGRASQMNAGAAVAHGGWLLFLHADSRLSNRWYAAIRDADGQPGVVGGSYRLALDSNDWRARLIEAGVRARVRLLGLPYGDQALFVRRDVFDALGGYCDLPLMEDVDLVRRLRRVGKLLHHELPVRTSARAWERDGWLGRSAENMWLAGLYFCGVSPGVLARIYFRRRPLVVGMMARAPWVGGKTRLTRDLAPADQLALRTALFRDTLEIIRSMEAADRYVLCVPPEACPQLRDLVGPEIQVLAQRGGDLGRRLSGAFEDLFRLGARSVILVGSDLPNLPVRFLAAAAKALEQRRDRVVLGPAADGGYYLVGLRVPHPELFSSIDWGTSHVLGQTLSLARQHGVDAHLLEPWYDVDEWKDLERLRAEGDRAAPLTHVWLDSFRATMASSSRRSQPRGSGDGTKGAQGSSGPGSDKWTARASRYDAPGVD is encoded by the coding sequence TTGACAACTTCCATTGTCATTCCAGCGTGGCGCGACGACCGCCAGCACCTCCACGGTGTGCTCGCTGATCTCGATAGCCCGAAGGACACCGAGATCATCGTAGCCGCGCCGGCTGATGAGACAGCTACGTACCAGTGGCTGCAGGACGAGTATCCCGAGGTTCGCGTGGTCTTCGCGCCGCGTGGGCGCGCGTCGCAGATGAACGCCGGCGCCGCCGTCGCTCATGGCGGCTGGCTGCTGTTTCTTCATGCCGACTCCCGCCTGTCGAACCGTTGGTACGCCGCCATTCGTGACGCCGACGGGCAGCCAGGCGTCGTCGGCGGATCCTATCGTCTCGCGCTCGACAGCAACGATTGGCGCGCGCGGCTGATTGAAGCAGGAGTGCGAGCGCGTGTTCGCCTCCTTGGCCTACCGTACGGCGATCAAGCGCTCTTCGTAAGACGCGATGTCTTCGACGCGCTCGGCGGCTACTGCGATTTGCCGCTGATGGAGGATGTCGATTTGGTCCGCCGACTCAGGCGCGTAGGCAAGCTCCTGCACCATGAGCTACCGGTGCGCACGTCAGCACGCGCGTGGGAACGTGACGGGTGGCTCGGCAGAAGCGCGGAGAACATGTGGTTGGCTGGGCTCTATTTCTGCGGTGTGTCGCCGGGCGTGCTGGCGCGCATCTATTTCCGCCGGCGGCCGCTTGTCGTTGGCATGATGGCACGTGCACCATGGGTCGGCGGCAAGACACGACTGACGCGAGATCTGGCACCCGCGGATCAGTTGGCTCTCCGGACGGCGCTCTTCCGCGACACACTGGAGATCATTCGCTCGATGGAGGCCGCTGACCGATACGTGCTGTGCGTGCCGCCCGAGGCCTGCCCACAACTGCGCGACCTCGTTGGTCCCGAGATCCAGGTGCTCGCACAGCGTGGCGGCGATCTGGGCCGGCGCCTGAGTGGCGCGTTCGAGGATCTCTTTCGTCTCGGTGCGAGGAGCGTGATCCTCGTTGGCTCCGATTTACCGAATCTGCCGGTCCGTTTCCTCGCTGCGGCGGCCAAGGCATTGGAACAGCGGAGGGATCGCGTTGTGCTCGGACCAGCGGCTGACGGAGGGTACTACCTCGTTGGGCTCAGAGTGCCCCATCCGGAGCTGTTCTCGAGCATCGACTGGGGGACATCTCACGTCCTGGGCCAAACGCTCTCGCTCGCACGACAGCACGGTGTCGACGCGCATCTGCTCGAGCCATGGTATGACGTCGATGAATGGAAAGATCTCGAACGACTTCGCGCCGAAGGCGACAGAGCTGCTCCGTTGACCCACGTTTGGCTTGACTCCTTCCGCGCGACGATGGCATCGTCGTCTCGTAGGAGCCAACCACGTGGATCCGGAGACGGTACCAAAGGCGCTCAGGGCTCATCTGGGCCCGGAAGCGACAAGTGGACTGCTCGCGCTTCTCGATACGACGCGCCGGGAGTGGACTGA
- a CDS encoding FAD-containing oxidoreductase: MRGVSERQTLGYRAPADGVGTAVEPASLDFTEFGLLPADPHDRQLVDNVHPSDWINPTPRRRYNLVVVGAGTAGLVTAAGASALGARVALVEQHLMGGDCLNYGCVPSKALLHVARTAHDVKRAARLGVRSSEDVRVDFAVAMDRLRRLRAHLAPHDSARRFSDLGVDVYLGKASFCGRNAVMVGDQRLTFSRAVIATGARAAALPVTGLTEVGYLTNETLFGLTTLPRRLLVIGAGPIGCEMAQAFASFGSRVTIISLDRQLLPREDPDVAAFLHRRFIQDGIALCLGARLTRVARGPNGKHVGFNRGQGEEGVEADEILLAVGREPNVAGLELAAAGVELAQGGVRVDDRLRTTNRRIYAAGDVCSAWKFTHAADAMARIVLQNALFFGRKKARALVIPWCTYTDPEVAHVGLSAQEADEQGFDVRTFDVDLTDIDRAVLDEETNGFARLHTDRHRGRILGATIVARRAGDMIGEITLAMTAGLGAATLSQTIHPYPTQSEVIRRLGDAYRRARLTPSVGRLLKGYFRWLR; the protein is encoded by the coding sequence ATGCGCGGTGTGAGTGAGCGTCAGACTCTCGGCTACCGCGCGCCGGCCGACGGCGTCGGGACAGCCGTGGAACCGGCGTCGTTGGACTTCACGGAGTTCGGCCTGCTGCCTGCCGATCCGCACGATCGGCAGCTCGTCGACAACGTGCATCCGTCCGATTGGATCAATCCAACCCCTCGTCGGCGCTACAACCTCGTCGTCGTGGGTGCCGGCACGGCAGGTCTCGTGACGGCCGCCGGTGCATCCGCGCTCGGGGCACGCGTGGCGCTGGTCGAGCAACACTTGATGGGCGGTGACTGTCTCAACTACGGTTGCGTGCCCTCGAAAGCGCTCTTGCACGTGGCGCGTACAGCCCATGACGTCAAACGGGCGGCGCGACTCGGTGTCCGTTCGAGTGAGGATGTCCGTGTCGATTTCGCCGTGGCGATGGATCGACTGCGCCGGCTCCGAGCGCATCTCGCGCCACACGACTCCGCGCGACGTTTCAGTGACCTCGGGGTGGACGTGTACTTGGGCAAGGCCAGCTTCTGCGGCCGCAACGCTGTGATGGTGGGTGACCAGCGCCTGACCTTCTCGCGCGCAGTGATCGCGACCGGCGCGCGCGCGGCCGCGCTTCCGGTGACCGGGCTCACTGAGGTGGGATACCTGACCAACGAGACCCTCTTCGGTTTGACGACACTACCTCGTCGACTGCTCGTGATTGGCGCTGGACCAATCGGCTGCGAAATGGCACAGGCGTTTGCCTCTTTCGGTAGCCGCGTGACGATCATCAGTCTCGATCGGCAGCTCCTGCCGCGCGAGGATCCGGACGTAGCGGCGTTCCTCCACCGACGCTTCATTCAGGACGGCATCGCCCTGTGTCTGGGCGCCAGACTCACACGCGTCGCGCGCGGACCGAACGGGAAGCACGTGGGCTTCAACCGTGGTCAAGGTGAAGAAGGCGTGGAGGCCGACGAGATCCTCCTGGCGGTCGGGCGTGAGCCGAACGTCGCAGGCCTCGAGCTTGCCGCGGCCGGCGTAGAGCTCGCACAGGGAGGCGTCCGCGTCGATGATCGCCTGCGGACGACGAATCGGCGCATTTACGCGGCGGGCGACGTCTGCTCGGCGTGGAAGTTCACCCACGCCGCCGACGCAATGGCGCGTATCGTCCTTCAAAACGCGTTGTTCTTCGGGCGAAAGAAGGCGAGAGCGCTCGTGATTCCGTGGTGCACGTACACGGACCCTGAAGTGGCGCACGTCGGCTTGTCCGCGCAAGAGGCGGACGAGCAGGGCTTCGATGTGCGGACCTTTGATGTCGATCTCACGGACATCGATCGTGCCGTCCTCGACGAGGAAACCAATGGCTTTGCGCGGCTCCACACGGATCGGCATCGAGGGCGCATCCTCGGTGCCACGATCGTGGCAAGGCGCGCGGGCGACATGATTGGGGAGATCACACTTGCCATGACGGCGGGTCTGGGCGCTGCGACGCTCTCGCAGACGATTCATCCGTATCCCACGCAGTCGGAGGTGATTCGACGCCTGGGCGATGCCTACCGCCGCGCACGTCTGACGCCATCCGTTGGGCGTCTCTTGAAAGGGTATTTCCGCTGGTTGCGTTGA